A single genomic interval of Coccidioides posadasii str. Silveira chromosome 1, complete sequence harbors:
- a CDS encoding uncharacterized protein (EggNog:ENOG410QDSP~COG:Z), with product MAGHVVGQVISLPDRRRAIIRFIGATHFAPGEWIGIELEEPTGKNDGAVQGERYFDCEQNYGMFIRPTAVTAVLEQPRKEDAKPPPKHLSQDIRGRAPSTTPGSKTGTRRQSVLSTTAVKRQGSNTSSPSPVSKLAAQGRSLRVSYSILS from the coding sequence ATGGCGGGCCACGTTGTTGGTCAAGTTATCAGCCTGCCTGACCGTCGACGCGCCATAATTCGCTTTATCGGAGCAACGCATTTCGCCCCTGGAGAGTGGATTGGAATTGAGCTGGAAGAGCCGACAGGGAAGAACGATGGAGCTGTTCAGGGAGAACGCTACTTTGACTGCGAGCAGAACTATGGCATGTTCATTCGTCCCACTGCTGTTACTGCGGTTCTCGAGCAGCCGAGAAAAGAGGATGCGAAACCACCGCCAAAACATTTGTCGCAGGATATCAGGGGCAGGGCCCCCAGCACTACGCCAGGAAGTAAGACTGGAACCAGGAGGCAAAGCGTGCTATCTACGACTGCGGTGAAACGGCAGGGCTCAAATACTAGCAGTCCATCACCGGTTTCTAAACTCGCAGCGCAAGGTCGTTCACTGCGGGTAAGCTATTCCATCCTTTCATGA
- a CDS encoding uncharacterized protein (EggNog:ENOG410QDSP~COG:Z~BUSCO:727at33183), whose product MASPTKSPTKQLSEKSALLSRTTPSISKPPLSTPKNRPGLPNRASMPPPATTTPAAKAPRQSPLATPNRLSKPGLQPRSSAISPAKRMSLRQTAAKSASPQSTGSPSSETNEGSVRIDSSFLDSSHDASQSPGASRLSLSPAAHRRSLSNSSSVAKELEDLKAKLRVMEKKRAEDREKMQLLETIQAEKEKYEGIIQKLQAKYQPQQQEIAHLRRQLKEAESRVEEIERLQAEHESILEMAALDREMAEEVAEAIKAEYEALKMRTEELELEVEVLREENQELGQVTSPEERSSQGWLQMERTNERLREALIRLRDMTQQQEADLKSQIKELEEDLEGYAALKARYESTKEQLTVTEANMEELKQQVEALGAEEMIEELSEKNMQYQEQISELKAAIEDLENLKELSDELEITHVETEKQLQDELDYRDSIYHEQNRKIAHQDEVIEDLEYTLSKFRELVTNLQSDLEDMRVSQQISETEANDLSARSRAMIDLNLKLQASAAKAQVKTIDLELGRMEAEESAQHLAIMKEYLPEYFDTEKNPILALLRFKRVGFKSSLMGNTVRERVAELSSPVALEPDSLTAYDLLEKLTWISLLCERFVKFVHGCSSEEFAKFEGALYELDPVERILNASIENLKRSELNERKCAEELQRSIALLSHLAETLIPPSTAASADEVYMQCVLTQTYMENTASSLSHLKLVLQTRLPEKEDDEEGSFLLQKIDALAGQARGSKVISGKITRSFDELRSSSLSLSEFSAEVFERTEQAAKEISEVARQLGENLLPLITEEGRAEPITYAEIVGSMAQTVASVCQPSAPQFDTSDALSFLANKIRMLGGYLDEASSVSSDLSQTIEFERLPAPWISRAKELKSNQTVSPDTEEELRRLRSELNEASTALGLKDKVFEEQTIKIELLESRMREAGKKAALVKEMESKLEASHSKEVELLDIMDRQSGDIQNIAKERDDYRNKWEKLKRASGSDGSSVGPDGTIPVNAAASLSVIRENDALRAEVASLQAAVRFLRDDNRRAHLLDPYSVQRANHIQSWLDTPLVCPKVTPHSGSSERLATSESQDVLSYLVKLTKESKLVDIKSSLPADSSNRLAWRPIKSTVRYHAIKQREQYEQWSQWKDEIVHQERARGRKERKKSIFCLEKHRVNQSSVVDSGNSFLSSRNTGAMDPAWEMLGMQKDEVPQHVPVYGSSEGVAIVDS is encoded by the exons ATGGCG TCACCTACGAAATCCCCGACAAAACAATTGTCGGAAAAGTCCGCTCTTCTATCTCGAACGACCCCCTCTATCTCAAAGCCACCTCTGTCAACCCCGAAAAACAGACCAGGTTTACCGAATCGAGCATCAATGCCGCCCCCAGCTACCACTACACCTGCCGCCAAGGCACCTCGACAATCACCATTGGCCACTCCTAACAGGTTGTCTAAGCCAGGACTTCAACCACGCTCGAGTGCCATCTCCCCGGCGAAGCGGATGTCCCTGAGACAAACAGCAGCAAAATCAGCGAGTCCACAGAGTACGGGAAGCCCGTCAAGCGAAACGAACGAGGGTTCTGTGAGGATAGACTCTTCGTTTCTCGATTCAAGCCATGACGCTTCTCAATCCCCAGGCGCTTCCCGTTTGTCACTTTCTCCTGCGGCACATCGTCGGTCCCTTTCCAACAGTAGTTCAGTTGCTAAGGAGCTTGAGGATTTGAAAGCTAAGCTACGCGTTATGGAGAAGAAGCGCGCAGAAGATCGAGAGAAAATGCAACTGCTTGAGACGATACAGGCCGAGAAGGAGAAATACGAAGGAATTATTCAGAAACTACAAGCTAAGTACCAGCCTCAGCAGCAGGAAATCGCACATCTCCGCAGACAGCTAAAAGAGGCTGAGTCAAGGGTCGAAGAAATTGAGAGGCTCCAGGCTGAACATGAGTCGATTCTAGAGATGGCGGCCTTAGACCGAGAGATGGCCGAAGAAGTCGCGGAAGCCATTAAGGCTGAATATGAGGCCCTTAAGATGAGGACTGAAGAGTTAGAGCTGGAAGTGGAGGTTCTGAGAGAGGAGAATCAAGAATTAGGCCAAGTGACAAGCCCGGAAGAAAGGTCGAGTCAAGGATGGTTACAGATGGAAAGGACCAACGAGAGGTTACGTGAGGCTCTGATACGGCTCCGTGATATGACTCAGCAGCAAGAGGCAGACCTGAAAAGTCAGATAAAGGAGCTGGAAGAGGATCTAGAGGGCTACGCTGCCCTCAAGGCCAGATATGAGAGCACAAAAGAGCAGTTGACGGTAACAGAGGCTAACATGGAAGAGCTGAAGCAGCAAGTAGAGGCTTTGGGCGCCGAAGAAATGATTGAAGAACTCTCCGAAAAGAACATGCAATACCAAGAGCAAATCAGCGAGTTGAAGGCTGCGATAGAGGACCTGGAGAATCTGAAGGAGCTAAGCGATGAGCTTGAAATCACTCACGTGGAAACTGAGAAGCAGCTACAGGATGAACTTGACTATCGGGACAGCATTTATCACGAGCAAAACCGAAAAATCGCCCATCAAGACGAGGTCATCGAAGATCTAGAATATACCTTGTCAAAGTTCAGAGAACTAGTGACCAATCTCCAAAGCGACCTAGAAGATATGCGCGTTTCTCAACAAATCTCGGAGACGGAAGCGAACGACCTATCAGCCCGGTCTAGAGCCATGATTGACTTGAATCTCAAGCTTCAGGCTTCCGCGGCCAAAGCACAAGTAAAGACTATTGACTTGGAATTGGGTCGAATGGAAGCCGAAGAATCTGCACAACATTTAGCTATCATGAAGGAATACTTGCCGGAATACTTTGACACCGAAAAGAACCCAATTCTAGCCCTTCTCCGCTTCAAAAGGGTCGGGTTCAAGTCTTCATTAATGGGCAATACTGTGCGCGAAAGAGTAGCGGAACTTTCCTCGCCTGTCGCGTTGGAACCCGATAGTCTCACAGCATATGATCTCCTCGAGAAACTCACATGGATATCGCTACTGTGTGAGAGATTTGTAAAATTTGTCCATGGCTGCTCAAGTGAAGAATTTGCGAAATTTGAAGGCGCCCTTTATGAGCTCGATCCTGTTGAGCGGATTTTGAACGCTTCGATTGAGAATTTAAAAAGGAGCGAGTTGAATGAAAGGAAATGCGCAGAAGAGCTCCAGCGGTCCATCGCGCTCCTTTCGCATCTTGCGGAGACCCTCATTCCTCCGTCTACCGCAGCTTCCGCTGATGAGGTTTATATGCAATGCGTTTTGACACAAACTTATATGGAAAACACGGCTTCCTCGCTATCTCACTTGAAGCTGGTACTCCAGACCAGATTGCCTGAAAAAGAGGACGACGAGGAAGGATCATTTTTGCTTCAAAAAATAGATGCACTAGCCGGACAGGCAAGAGGCTCTAAGGTCATTAGTGGGAAAATCACTCGCTCTTTTGACGAATTAAGATCAAGTTCGTTGTCCTTGTCAGAATTCTCTGCGGAAGTTTTTGAGAGGACGGAACAAGCTGCGAAGGAGATATCGGAAGTTGCAAGACAGCTAGGAGAAAATCTACTTCCACTTATTACTGAGGAGGGTCGTGCGGAGCCCATCACGTATGCTGAGATTGTCGGTTCGATGGCACAGACTGTTGCGTCTGTGTGCCAACCATCCGCGCCCCAATTTGACACCAGTGACGCACTTTCTTTCCTTGCAAACAAGATTCGTATGCTAGGGGGATACCTTGATGAAGCCAGCTCCGTCTCATCCGATCTTTCTCAGACTATTGAATTTGAGCGCCTGCCTGCTCCATGGATATCCCGCGCCAAAGAACTTAAATCCAATCAAACCGTGTCACCGGATACCGAGGAGGAGCTCCGTCGTCTTAGGAGTGAGCTCAATGAAGCATCCACGGCGTTGGGCCTCAAGGATAAAGTGTTTGAGGAGCAAACTATCAAGATCGAGCTTTTGGAATCTCGAATGCGTGAAGCTGGGAAGAAAGCGGCATTGGTGAAAGAAATGGAGTCCAAATTGGAAGCGTCTCACTCGAAGGAAGTGGAGTTACTGGACATTATGGATAGGCAATCGGGAGATATCCAAAACATTGCAAAGGAACGGGACGATTACCGGAACAAATGGGAGAAATTGAAGAGAGCGTCTGGCTCGGATGGGAGTTCGGTCGGCCCAGACGGAACAATACCCGTGAACGCTGCAGCATCTCTATCCGTCATTCGAGAGAATGATGCACTTCGCGCGGAGGTTGCCAGTCTCCAAGCTGCAGTGCGGTTCCTGCGTGATGATAACCGCAGAGCACATCTCCTAGATCCATACTCTGTGCAGCGAGCGAACCATATACAGTCTTGGCTCGATACACCCTTGGTGTGCCCCAAAGTTACTCCTCATTCCGGATCGAGTGAGCGTTTGGCAACGTCAGAGAGTCAAGATGTGTTGAGCTACCTCGTCAAATTGACGAAAGAATCTAAGCTCGTCGATATAAAATCTAGTCTTCCGGCAGACAGTTCTAATCGTTTGGCGTGGAGACCCATTAAATCTACGGTGCGATACCATGCGATAAAGCAACGAGAACAGTATGAGCAGTGGAGTCAATGGAAGGATGAAATTGTACATCAAGAACGGGCTCGAGGACGGAAAGAACGGAAAAAATCAATTTTCTGTTTGGAAAAACACAGGGTTAATCAATCCTCTGTCGTGGATAGCGGTAACAGCTTCTTGTCCTCGAGGAATACGGGTGCCATGGACCCCGCATGGGAAATGCTTGGAATGCAGAAAGACGAAGTTCCCCAGCATGTGCCGGTTTATGGCTCGTCAGAGGGCGTTGCAATTGTTGATTCATAG
- a CDS encoding uncharacterized protein (EggNog:ENOG410PR8S~COG:S) produces MADLGFPCLPSDTGFPVEDRVKGLFFWLNCHGTGPLDIVVLMEWVGSALRKWAGSCFPCVLPENERRTPIHREQRPGVERVVPIYNNQQPKAIPPMKLVIYGDLPSPNEPHPPFLNISKWKTEGRDLASKLNKRKGLLSRVVSTNEQKRRMISAPTDFRRVPTQVNRRLSFRPLELSIYLPGNRLPDLPEFCDFDLDGPRVPPKAIWSPSFNSHHRRYSDTPSTFSVPRKPVGSLRDRSSLIGDQDSYMGHRSTLSDSRLSQSMSSPSINRFNNKRIALHNRSQSSPVASPTSPIGSNINEETPPLVGGNLLYSPVANSSAPSSPLSDFAMSTVPKTPPTRSDSFAHWLMNSPSSPNSVQQTLPKHSSSYTKRCRQISNSTVSTATSFTAASRRTHSLASSMTSAGTLYQSTPVRDVSDKTYELPLDNVSRGKLDYPRYEEVYPTIYESGQYRFTPTMPDSPRTFGTADIGLAF; encoded by the exons ATGGCCGACTTGGGGTTTCCATGCCTCCCGTCTGACACGGGGTTCCCTGTGGAGGACCGTGTGAAG GGGCTGTTCTTCTGGCTGAATTGCCATGGAACCGGCCCGCTAGATATAGTTGTGTTGATGGAGTGGGTAGGCTCAGCGTTGAGGAAATGGGCCGGGTCTTGCTTCCCGTGCGTTTTACCGGAAAATGAGAGGCGCACTCCTATTCATCGGGAGCAAAGGCCGG GCGTGGAGCGAGTCGTCCCAATCTACAATAATCAGCAACCAAAGGCAATTCCGCCTATGAAGCTGGTTATCTACGGCGACTTGCCCAGTCCAAACGAGCCCCATCCGCCCTTTCTGAACATCTCCAAATGGAAAACGGAGGGCAGGGACCTCGCGTCTAAATTGAACAAACGGAAAGGCCTGCTGAGCAGGGTTGTGTCTACAAATGAACAAAAACGGCGCATGATAAGCGCGCCCACAGATTTCCGGCGGGTTCCAACTCAAGTTAACCGACGTCTATCTTTTCGACCTTTGGAGCTGAGTATATATTTGCCTGGAAACCGACTTCCAGATTTACCCGAATTTTGTGATTTTGACCTTGACGGTCCAAGGGTGCCGCCCAAGGCGATATGGTCCCCATCCTTCAATTCTCATCATCGTCGATACTCCGACACGCCTTCTACCTTCAGCGTTCCTCGCAAGCCAGTTGGTTCTCTAAGGGACAGATCCTCTCTGATCGGCGATCAAGATAGTTATATGGGACACCGAAGTACGCTCTCCGACTCGAGGTTATCTCAATCCATGTCTTCTCCTTCGATAAATAGATTCAATAATAAACGGATTGCGCTGCATAATAGATCGCAGAGTTCGCCCGTTGCTAGCCCTACGTCACCTATAGGGTCAAACATCAACGAGGAGACACCTCCTTTGGTTGGCGGAAATCTGTTGTACTCCCCGGTGGCCAACTCATCCGCTCCATCATCACCCCTTTCAGATTTTGCCATGTCAACCGTTCCCAAAACCCCTCCCACTCGTTCTGACTCGTTCGCACATTGGCTTATGAACTCCCCTTCATCGCCAAATTCTGTGCAACAAACACTTCCAAAACATTCCTCATCTTACACCAAACGATGCCGCCAAATTAGCAACTCCACTGTGTCAACAGCTACGTCCTTTACAGCTGCTTCTCGAAGGACGCACTCGTTGGCTAGTTCAATGACATCCGCTGGAACTCTATATCAGTCCACACCCGTCAGAGATGTCAGTGACAAAACGTATGAACTGCCGTTGGACAACGTCTCCAGAGGAAAACTAGACTATCCACGCTACGAAGAAGTGTATCCTACTATTTACGAGAGCGGACAATATCGTTTTACTCCAACGATGCCAGACTCTCCACGGACATTCGGTACGGCTGATATTGGGTTAGCTTTTTGA